Within Schumannella luteola, the genomic segment AGGTGGAGGTGAGCTCGCGGAACTTGTCCTGCGTGGGCACCCACGCCTCGACGTCGTACTTGCGAGCGGCGCTCGAGCCGAGGTCGCCGGCGGCGGTGTCGATCACGCGGTAGCTGAGCCCCAGCGACTGCAGCATGCGCTCCTGCGCGGCGACGAGACGAGCGTGCTCGGCCTCGGCGTCCTCGGGCCTGATGTAGACGAACATCTCCAGCTTCTGGAACTGGTGCACGCGGATGATGCCGCGGTTGTCCTTGCCGTGCGATCCGGCCTCACGGCGGTAGCAGGTCGACCAGCCGGCGTAGCGCAGCGGCCCGTTCGTCAGGTCGAGGATCTCGTCTTTGTGGTACCCGGCGAGGGCGACCTCGCTGGTGCCGGTGAGGTAGAGGTCGTCGGCCTCGAGACGGTAGATCTCGTCGGCGTGGGCGCCGAGGAAGCCGGTGCCCTGCATGATCTCGGGCCGCACGAGCGTCGGCGGGATCATCGGGATGAAGCCCTCGTCGAGCGCGGTCTGCAGGCCGTAGCTGAGCAGTGCGTACTCGAGGCGCGCGCCGACGCCCTTGAGGAAGTAGAAGCGGGCGCCCGACACCTTGACGCCGCGGTCCATGTCGATCGCGTCGAGCTTCTCGCCGATCTCGAGGTGGTCGCGCACCGGGAAGTCGAAGGTCGGGATCTCGCCGACCTCGCGCAGCACCGTGTAGTCGTCCTCGCCGCCGGCGGGAACGCCCGCGATGGGGATGTTGCCGAGCGAGCCGACGATGCGGGTGAAGTCGGCCTCGGCCTCGGTCACCTGCGCCTGCGCGGCCTTGACCTGCGCGGCCAGCTCCTGGGCCTGCGCGACGAGCGCGACCTTCTCGTCTTTGGGGGCCTTCGCGACGGTCTTGCCGAAGGCGTTCTGCTCGGCGCGCAGCGACTCGAAGGAGGTGATCGCGGCCC encodes:
- the serS gene encoding serine--tRNA ligase; translated protein: MIDPQLLRDDPELVKESQRSRGASVELVDEAVAADAARRAAITSFESLRAEQNAFGKTVAKAPKDEKVALVAQAQELAAQVKAAQAQVTEAEADFTRIVGSLGNIPIAGVPAGGEDDYTVLREVGEIPTFDFPVRDHLEIGEKLDAIDMDRGVKVSGARFYFLKGVGARLEYALLSYGLQTALDEGFIPMIPPTLVRPEIMQGTGFLGAHADEIYRLEADDLYLTGTSEVALAGYHKDEILDLTNGPLRYAGWSTCYRREAGSHGKDNRGIIRVHQFQKLEMFVYIRPEDAEAEHARLVAAQERMLQSLGLSYRVIDTAAGDLGSSAARKYDVEAWVPTQDKFRELTSTSNCTTFQARRLDIRQRGEDGKTAPVATLNGTLATTRWLVALLETHQREDGSVWVPEPLRPWLGGLEILEPVR